A section of the Rhizobium sp. SSA_523 genome encodes:
- a CDS encoding LacI family DNA-binding transcriptional regulator, whose translation MKNGKYRMRFVSAEQVALSAGVSRSAVSRTFTPGASVSQETREKVLRAAEELGYHVNDLARGVLNNQSRLVGIVATRPEVGFRAHLTAALSKALIRRGSVPVLINTGQREDELLAAQKMLIGHRAEATIILSGSPPASFFDLAKRNGQPVVLIGRSEPDADHLDAGNSEASIEAARLFLRAGREKLAFAGPLAATPAIQERQIAFLSELEHHGRPLLPFFGGEADYQCGLSAGRAMLAEVEPPDAVFCGNDLIAFGVMDVLRREGGLRVPDDVAVIGFDDIPEAAWLNYGLTTFRQDPLVMAQKAVDFLDRRLAEPEASPGHERVVPDLVIRQSFDPKSGAEVRGRSQGPQSGAGVRCRSQGPGRGDTDKDVKG comes from the coding sequence ATGAAAAACGGCAAATACCGCATGCGGTTCGTCAGCGCCGAACAGGTGGCGCTCAGTGCCGGTGTGTCGCGCTCGGCAGTATCGCGGACCTTCACGCCGGGTGCCAGCGTCTCCCAGGAGACACGCGAAAAGGTGCTGCGTGCGGCGGAAGAGCTCGGCTACCACGTCAATGATCTTGCCCGGGGCGTGCTCAACAATCAAAGCCGCCTCGTCGGTATCGTGGCGACCCGGCCGGAGGTCGGCTTTCGGGCCCATTTGACGGCCGCTTTGTCCAAGGCGCTGATCCGGCGCGGCAGCGTTCCGGTTCTCATCAATACCGGACAGAGGGAGGATGAGCTGCTTGCGGCGCAGAAAATGCTGATCGGTCACCGCGCCGAGGCGACCATCATTCTCTCCGGCTCTCCGCCGGCCAGCTTTTTCGATCTCGCCAAGCGCAATGGGCAGCCGGTCGTCCTGATCGGGCGGTCGGAGCCGGATGCGGATCATCTCGATGCCGGCAATTCCGAAGCATCGATCGAAGCGGCGCGGCTTTTCCTCCGCGCCGGCCGGGAAAAGCTTGCCTTTGCCGGACCCTTGGCCGCGACGCCGGCCATCCAGGAGCGGCAGATCGCCTTCCTCTCCGAGCTTGAGCATCACGGTCGGCCTCTTTTGCCATTCTTCGGCGGCGAGGCGGATTATCAATGCGGGCTCTCGGCCGGCCGCGCCATGCTGGCCGAGGTCGAACCGCCGGATGCCGTCTTCTGCGGCAATGATCTCATTGCCTTCGGGGTCATGGATGTGCTGCGACGCGAGGGAGGGTTGCGCGTGCCCGACGATGTCGCCGTGATCGGTTTCGACGATATTCCCGAGGCCGCCTGGTTGAACTACGGCCTCACCACCTTCCGGCAGGATCCTCTGGTCATGGCGCAGAAGGCGGTGGATTTCCTCGACCGCAGGCTCGCCGAACCCGAGGCCTCGCCCGGCCACGAGCGCGTGGTTCCGGACCTCGTCATCCGCCAGAGTTTCGATCCGAAGTCAGGGGCCGAAGTCAGGGGCCGAAGTCAGGGGCCGCAGTCAGGTGCCGGAGTCAGGTGCCGGAGTCAGGGGCCGGGCCGAGGGGACACTGACAAAGACGTGAAGGGATAG
- the rpsU gene encoding 30S ribosomal protein S21: protein MQVLVRDNNVDQALRALKKKMQREGIFREMKARSSYEKPSERRAREKAEAIRRQRKLARKKMQREGLLPAPKKSATARGGARR, encoded by the coding sequence TTGCAGGTTCTAGTCCGAGACAATAACGTTGACCAAGCCCTCCGTGCGCTCAAGAAGAAGATGCAGCGCGAGGGTATTTTCCGTGAAATGAAGGCGCGCAGCTCCTACGAAAAGCCGTCCGAACGCCGCGCCCGTGAAAAGGCGGAAGCGATCCGGCGCCAGCGCAAGCTTGCCCGCAAGAAGATGCAGCGCGAGGGTCTTCTGCCCGCGCCGAAGAAGTCCGCGACCGCCCGCGGCGGTGCCCGTCGCTGA
- a CDS encoding cold-shock protein — protein sequence MAVARYAIGDRVVLKTGLGMRGGAPASCRISAVLPSAHGQAQYRIRYENETFERRIVATDIDPERSRPTAQLEEAVSPEKGTSWLNPAAVKIGK from the coding sequence ATGGCAGTTGCGCGTTACGCCATCGGCGATCGTGTGGTTCTGAAGACAGGATTGGGCATGCGCGGCGGTGCGCCGGCATCATGCCGCATATCGGCTGTCCTGCCCTCGGCCCATGGCCAGGCTCAATACCGAATTCGGTACGAGAACGAAACGTTCGAGCGCCGGATCGTTGCCACGGATATCGACCCGGAGCGGTCGAGGCCGACGGCACAGCTAGAAGAGGCCGTCTCGCCCGAGAAGGGCACGTCGTGGCTGAACCCCGCGGCGGTGAAGATCGGCAAGTGA
- a CDS encoding cold-shock protein — MNTGTVKWFNSTKGFGFIQPDQGGQDVFVHISAVERAGLSGLNDGQKISYDIVQDKRSGKSSADNLRAA, encoded by the coding sequence ATGAATACAGGTACCGTCAAGTGGTTCAACAGCACCAAGGGTTTTGGTTTCATTCAGCCTGACCAGGGTGGCCAGGACGTATTCGTCCACATCTCCGCCGTTGAGCGCGCTGGCCTTTCCGGCCTCAACGATGGCCAGAAGATCAGCTACGACATCGTCCAGGACAAGCGTTCTGGCAAGAGCTCGGCTGACAACCTTCGGGCTGCCTAA
- a CDS encoding aldehyde dehydrogenase family protein, translating to MSIHQNLIAGEWVGSQASENFNPSDTKDVVGLYAQASAEDAQAAIAAAKAAFPAWSRSGILERHAILKKAADEILARKEELGRLLSQEEGKTLPEGIGETIRAAQIFDFFAGETLRLTGEVVPSARPNIGVEITREPLGPIGIITPWNFPIAIPAWKIAPALAYGNTVVFKPADLVPGCSWAIVDILHRAGLPKGVLNLVMGRGSVVGQAMLDSPHLAGITFTGSTGTGKRVAMASIEHNRKFQLEMGGKNPMVVLDDADLSVAVEAAANSGFFSTGQRCTASSRLIVTEGIHDRFVAALTERLSKLTVDHALKEGTHIGPVVDEKQLKQDCDYIEIGKQEGARLAFGGERIERDTPGFYLQPTLFTEATNQMRISREEIFGPVAAVIRVKDYDEALAVANDTPFGLSAGIATTSLKHATHFKRNSEAGMVMVNLPTAGVDFHVPFGGRKASSFGPREQGKYAAEFFTVVKTAYTLA from the coding sequence ATGTCTATTCATCAAAACCTGATCGCTGGCGAATGGGTCGGCAGCCAGGCCTCGGAGAATTTCAATCCCTCCGATACGAAGGATGTCGTCGGCCTTTATGCCCAGGCATCCGCAGAGGATGCGCAAGCCGCCATCGCTGCCGCCAAGGCTGCCTTTCCCGCCTGGTCGCGCTCCGGCATTCTCGAGCGCCACGCCATTCTGAAGAAGGCCGCCGATGAAATCCTGGCGCGCAAGGAAGAGCTTGGCCGTCTCCTGTCGCAGGAAGAGGGAAAGACGCTGCCGGAAGGCATCGGCGAAACCATTCGCGCTGCCCAGATCTTCGATTTCTTTGCCGGCGAAACCCTGCGCCTGACGGGTGAAGTGGTTCCCTCCGCGCGGCCCAATATCGGCGTCGAGATCACCCGCGAGCCGCTCGGCCCGATCGGCATCATCACGCCCTGGAATTTCCCCATCGCCATTCCCGCCTGGAAAATCGCTCCGGCGCTGGCCTATGGCAATACGGTCGTCTTCAAGCCGGCGGACCTGGTACCGGGCTGCTCCTGGGCCATCGTCGATATCCTGCACCGGGCAGGCCTGCCGAAGGGCGTGCTCAATCTGGTCATGGGCCGCGGTTCCGTCGTCGGCCAGGCCATGCTCGACAGCCCGCATCTGGCCGGTATCACCTTCACCGGCTCCACCGGCACCGGCAAGCGCGTCGCCATGGCCTCCATTGAGCACAACCGCAAGTTCCAGCTGGAAATGGGCGGCAAGAATCCGATGGTGGTGCTTGACGATGCCGATCTGTCCGTCGCCGTCGAGGCGGCCGCCAATTCCGGCTTCTTCTCCACCGGCCAGCGCTGCACGGCCTCCTCGCGACTGATCGTGACGGAAGGCATTCATGACCGCTTCGTTGCCGCGCTGACCGAGCGCCTCAGCAAGCTGACGGTGGATCACGCGCTGAAGGAAGGCACGCATATCGGCCCGGTCGTCGATGAGAAGCAGCTCAAGCAGGATTGCGATTATATCGAGATCGGCAAGCAGGAGGGGGCCAGACTGGCCTTCGGCGGCGAACGCATCGAGCGCGACACGCCCGGCTTCTATCTGCAGCCGACATTGTTCACCGAAGCCACCAACCAGATGCGCATCAGCCGCGAGGAGATCTTCGGCCCGGTCGCAGCCGTGATCCGGGTCAAGGATTATGATGAGGCACTGGCGGTCGCCAATGATACGCCGTTCGGCCTGTCGGCCGGCATTGCCACCACAAGCCTGAAGCATGCGACGCATTTCAAGCGCAATTCCGAAGCCGGAATGGTCATGGTCAATCTCCCGACGGCCGGTGTGGATTTCCACGTTCCCTTCGGCGGTCGCAAGGCATCGTCCTTCGGCCCGCGCGAGCAGGGCAAATATGCAGCGGAATTCTTCACGGTGGTAAAGACGGCCTATACGCTCGCCTGA
- a CDS encoding DUF4212 domain-containing protein, with protein sequence MSDNSSSNAYWAANKRIIYISLVIWAVVSYGFGIILRPMLSGIPVGGTDLGFWFAQQGSILVFIALIFFYANYMNKIDREHGVDEE encoded by the coding sequence GTGTCGGACAATTCGTCGTCCAATGCGTATTGGGCAGCCAACAAGCGGATAATCTATATTTCACTCGTGATCTGGGCCGTGGTGTCTTACGGCTTCGGCATCATCCTGCGTCCCATGTTGTCGGGCATACCGGTGGGCGGCACGGATCTTGGCTTCTGGTTCGCCCAGCAGGGATCGATCCTCGTCTTCATCGCGCTGATCTTTTTCTATGCCAACTACATGAACAAGATCGACCGCGAACACGGCGTCGACGAGGAATAA
- a CDS encoding sodium:solute symporter family protein: MDQYTLNLLVVGASFALYIGIAIWSRAGTTAEFYAANRGVNPVMNGMATAADWMSAASFISMAGIIAGGGYVNSTYLMGWTGGYVLLALLLAPYLRKFGKFTVPQFIGDRFYSQSARLVAVICLIIISVTYVIGQMTGAGVAFSRFLEVSVSTGLWIAAAVVFVYAVLGGMKGITYTQVAQYVVLIIAYTIPAVFISLQLTGNPIPGLGLFSDHTASGQPLLQKLDQVVTDLGFSAYTGQGSMLNMTLFTLSLMIGTAGLPHVIIRFFTVPRVADARWSAGWALVFIALLYLTAPAVGAMARLNIIDTIFPNGPKSEAVLYEQRPDWMKNWEVTGLLKFDDKNGDGRIQYYNDKSTGFASEAQTRGWNGNELDINNDILVLANPEIAQLPGWVIALIAAGGLAAALSTAAGLLLAISSAISHDLIKDWLKPDISEKGELMAARVSMGGAILVATLLGLNPPGFAAQTVALAFGLAAATIFPALMMGIFSKRINSLGATLGMIVGLVATCLYLFTYLGWFFIPGTNMLENVPANFLFGIPPTAFGPIGALLNFVVAYFVSMATAAPPQSVQDLVESIRVPRGAGAATGH; the protein is encoded by the coding sequence ATGGATCAGTATACGCTCAACCTGCTGGTGGTGGGCGCGTCCTTCGCGCTCTACATCGGCATCGCCATCTGGAGCCGCGCCGGCACCACGGCGGAATTCTACGCCGCCAACCGCGGCGTGAACCCGGTCATGAACGGCATGGCCACGGCCGCTGACTGGATGTCGGCGGCATCCTTCATTTCCATGGCCGGCATCATTGCCGGCGGCGGCTACGTCAACTCCACTTATCTGATGGGCTGGACCGGCGGCTATGTTCTGCTGGCTCTCCTGCTGGCACCTTATCTGCGCAAGTTCGGAAAGTTCACTGTTCCGCAGTTCATCGGTGACCGGTTCTATAGTCAGAGTGCCCGCCTGGTCGCGGTCATCTGCCTGATCATCATTTCGGTGACCTATGTTATCGGTCAGATGACGGGCGCCGGCGTTGCCTTCTCGCGATTCCTGGAAGTGTCGGTCTCGACCGGCCTGTGGATCGCGGCGGCGGTGGTCTTCGTCTATGCTGTTCTCGGCGGCATGAAGGGCATCACCTATACCCAGGTCGCCCAGTATGTGGTTCTGATCATCGCCTACACGATCCCGGCCGTGTTCATTTCGCTGCAGCTCACCGGCAACCCGATCCCCGGCCTCGGCCTGTTTTCCGATCACACCGCCTCCGGCCAGCCTCTGCTCCAGAAGCTTGACCAGGTGGTCACCGATCTGGGCTTCAGCGCCTATACTGGCCAGGGCTCCATGCTGAACATGACCCTGTTCACGCTGTCCCTGATGATCGGCACGGCTGGCCTGCCACACGTCATCATCCGTTTCTTCACGGTGCCACGGGTTGCCGATGCGCGCTGGTCCGCCGGCTGGGCACTGGTCTTCATCGCGCTGCTTTACTTGACGGCTCCCGCCGTCGGCGCCATGGCCCGGCTGAACATCATCGACACCATCTTCCCGAATGGTCCGAAATCGGAGGCTGTACTGTATGAACAGCGTCCCGACTGGATGAAGAACTGGGAAGTTACGGGTCTCTTGAAGTTCGACGACAAGAACGGTGATGGCCGCATCCAGTACTATAATGATAAATCCACGGGCTTTGCTTCCGAAGCACAGACCCGCGGATGGAACGGCAATGAGCTGGATATCAACAATGATATCCTCGTCCTGGCCAATCCGGAAATTGCGCAGCTTCCGGGCTGGGTGATCGCGCTGATCGCCGCCGGTGGTCTTGCGGCAGCCCTGTCGACCGCAGCGGGCCTTCTGCTGGCGATCTCCTCGGCTATCAGCCATGACCTCATCAAGGATTGGCTGAAGCCCGACATCTCCGAAAAAGGCGAACTCATGGCCGCACGCGTTTCCATGGGCGGCGCCATCCTCGTCGCAACCTTGCTGGGTCTCAACCCGCCGGGCTTTGCGGCGCAGACCGTGGCGCTGGCTTTCGGCCTCGCCGCCGCCACCATCTTCCCTGCGTTGATGATGGGCATCTTCTCCAAGCGCATCAATTCGCTTGGGGCGACGCTCGGCATGATCGTCGGCCTGGTGGCAACCTGCCTCTACCTGTTCACCTATCTCGGCTGGTTCTTCATCCCCGGGACGAACATGCTGGAGAATGTTCCGGCCAACTTCCTGTTCGGCATTCCGCCGACAGCCTTTGGTCCGATCGGTGCATTGCTGAACTTCGTGGTGGCTTACTTCGTGTCCATGGCAACGGCGGCCCCGCCGCAGTCCGTCCAGGATCTGGTGGAGTCGATCCGCGTGCCGCGCGGTGCCGGCGCTGCGACGGGCCACTAA
- a CDS encoding putative nucleotidyltransferase substrate binding domain-containing protein: MDIGTADIARFLETVHPYDSLPQAEIARVAERFSLRRLDADEILYARGDALPGLFLIMEGRIDVHDAAGELISQLSPRNSLGERGLMRDGRAVTTATARAPAMVLILPALEFHRLMQDQPVFARFFTRGRVNAVRRADMTLSKVFDLMSKPPVTCAPTDSVFAAARIMRDRSVSSLGVVENDRFVGLVTARDLTTRLIAEGRDPRQTSVEAIMTRDPMGLPETALGSDVLQVMLEQKVGYLPIVSGARLVGMVTQTDLTRFQAVSSALLVRDIANAETVEEMKENTARIPQLLVQLVGGNNAHEVVTRLITDIADTITRRLLLLAERHLGPPPVPYLWLACGSQGRQEQTGVSDQDNCLFLDDSVRPPDMPYFEKLARFVSDGLNASGYIFCPGDMMATNPRWCQPVSVWRRYFKAWIEQPDPMAQMLSSVMFDLRPIGGNAALFQDLQAETLHQASRNSIFVAHMIANSLKHAPPLGLLRGFATIRSGEHRNQIDMKHNGVVPVVDLGRVYALQARLTPVNTRARLIAAEEAGVISGAGARDLLAAYDLIAEMRLRNQAQEIKAGLPPDNFLGPYEFGDFERSHLRDAFVVVRTMQSALGHSRAPS; this comes from the coding sequence ATGGACATCGGAACGGCAGATATTGCCCGCTTTCTGGAGACGGTTCATCCCTATGACAGCCTGCCCCAGGCAGAGATTGCCCGTGTAGCGGAGCGGTTTAGTCTGCGTCGCCTTGATGCTGACGAGATCCTCTATGCCCGCGGCGACGCCCTGCCCGGTCTCTTCCTGATCATGGAGGGACGCATCGATGTTCACGATGCGGCCGGGGAACTGATATCGCAGCTGTCGCCCCGCAACTCGCTCGGCGAGCGAGGCCTGATGCGTGACGGCCGGGCCGTCACCACGGCGACCGCGCGGGCGCCGGCCATGGTGCTGATCCTTCCGGCTCTGGAATTTCACCGCCTGATGCAGGACCAGCCGGTCTTTGCCCGCTTCTTCACCAGGGGCCGCGTCAACGCGGTTCGCCGGGCGGACATGACGCTCTCCAAGGTCTTCGACCTCATGTCCAAGCCGCCGGTGACCTGCGCGCCCACAGACAGCGTGTTTGCGGCGGCGCGGATCATGCGCGATCGCTCCGTCTCCAGCCTGGGCGTGGTGGAAAACGACCGTTTTGTCGGCCTTGTCACCGCCCGCGACCTGACCACGCGACTGATCGCGGAAGGCCGCGATCCCCGGCAAACTTCCGTCGAGGCGATCATGACGCGCGATCCGATGGGGCTGCCGGAAACGGCGCTCGGTTCTGATGTGCTGCAGGTCATGCTGGAGCAGAAGGTCGGCTATCTGCCGATCGTCAGTGGCGCGCGTCTGGTCGGCATGGTGACGCAGACCGATCTCACCCGGTTTCAGGCCGTATCCTCAGCGCTGCTGGTGCGCGATATCGCCAATGCCGAGACAGTCGAGGAGATGAAGGAGAATACGGCGCGGATTCCGCAATTGCTCGTTCAGCTGGTCGGCGGCAACAATGCGCATGAGGTGGTGACGCGGCTGATCACCGATATTGCCGATACGATCACGCGCCGGCTTCTGCTGCTGGCCGAGCGGCATCTCGGACCGCCTCCGGTACCCTATCTCTGGCTGGCCTGCGGCAGCCAGGGCCGCCAGGAGCAGACAGGTGTTTCGGATCAGGATAATTGCCTGTTTCTCGATGACAGCGTCAGGCCGCCCGACATGCCCTATTTCGAAAAGCTTGCGCGCTTCGTCAGTGACGGCTTGAATGCCTCCGGCTATATCTTCTGCCCCGGCGACATGATGGCGACCAATCCGCGCTGGTGCCAGCCGGTCAGCGTCTGGCGGCGCTATTTCAAGGCCTGGATCGAGCAGCCGGATCCCATGGCGCAGATGCTGTCGAGCGTCATGTTCGATCTGCGTCCGATTGGCGGCAACGCCGCTTTGTTTCAGGATCTCCAGGCGGAAACGCTTCACCAAGCGAGCCGCAACTCCATCTTCGTCGCCCATATGATTGCGAATTCTCTCAAGCATGCACCGCCTCTTGGCCTGCTGCGCGGCTTTGCCACGATCCGCAGCGGCGAACACCGCAACCAGATCGACATGAAGCACAATGGTGTGGTGCCGGTGGTCGATCTCGGCCGTGTCTACGCCTTGCAGGCCCGCCTGACACCGGTCAATACGAGGGCGCGCCTTATCGCAGCCGAGGAGGCGGGCGTGATTTCCGGCGCCGGGGCCAGGGATCTTCTGGCGGCTTACGATCTCATCGCGGAGATGCGGCTGCGCAACCAGGCGCAGGAAATCAAGGCGGGCCTGCCGCCGGATAATTTCCTCGGGCCTTATGAATTCGGTGATTTCGAGCGTTCCCACCTGCGCGACGCCTTCGTGGTGGTGCGCACTATGCAATCGGCGCTCGGTCACAGTCGTGCGCCCAGTTGA
- a CDS encoding 3'-5' exonuclease gives MTRWGLRVRLCLFFLALGVGSLAALAAGLWFALHRGADEEATTAAIRVAVVAGFLIVSLAAGIGYLFDLHLAKALERLAGAIRARVDAGVAQAIEPSGFAYLGSIAEAVADAALRLTQARSALAETVARETARLSTDKSQLERLLSDVPPGVLLCTGRHHLVFYNGAAQQLLDNPVLPLCLDKNLFDYLNDGPVRHAHQRLLEAGTEAAAVELICTTHSHTRRLAARMRLVGEDTADPAAYVMTLRDVTAEISADARRDLMLAEVFDLLQPVIGASSELAAAKGDRKSAGQEGPGKQESQERLRELAHTFETLRQEGSSPLPVLQSVSNRYAVYDFELLSRPSTEKISDAPLDSLTYVVFDTETTGLLPDQGDEIVQIAAVRIVNGKRVRGEVFDSLVHPGRSIPASSTAVHGISNAMVEHAPGVVDVLERFRQFAQGAVLVAHNAPFDMEFLRRRERELHGRFDNPILDTVLLSAAVFGQAETHTLDALAERLGISISQGERHTAIGDATATAEIFLRLKDMLVARGVERFGAVLRETRKHKRLLRDLN, from the coding sequence GTGACACGATGGGGACTGAGAGTCCGACTTTGCTTGTTCTTCCTGGCGCTTGGCGTCGGCAGCCTTGCCGCGCTTGCTGCCGGCCTCTGGTTCGCCCTGCATCGCGGCGCGGACGAAGAGGCGACAACGGCAGCGATCCGGGTCGCGGTGGTGGCCGGCTTCCTCATTGTCAGCCTCGCCGCCGGCATTGGTTACCTCTTTGATCTTCATCTTGCCAAGGCGCTCGAGCGGCTGGCCGGCGCCATCCGGGCCAGGGTCGATGCCGGCGTGGCGCAAGCCATCGAACCGAGCGGCTTTGCCTATCTCGGAAGCATTGCTGAGGCCGTAGCGGATGCGGCCCTCCGGCTGACCCAGGCGCGCAGCGCCCTGGCCGAAACCGTCGCGCGGGAGACTGCCCGGCTTTCCACCGACAAGAGCCAACTGGAACGGCTTCTCTCGGATGTGCCGCCGGGCGTCCTGCTTTGCACCGGCCGGCACCATCTGGTCTTCTATAACGGCGCCGCGCAGCAATTGCTGGATAATCCCGTCCTTCCGCTCTGTCTGGACAAGAACCTGTTCGACTACCTGAATGATGGGCCGGTACGCCACGCGCATCAGCGGCTTCTGGAGGCGGGGACCGAAGCGGCGGCCGTGGAACTGATCTGCACCACCCATTCCCATACGCGCCGCCTGGCCGCCCGGATGCGCCTGGTTGGAGAAGACACAGCCGATCCGGCGGCCTATGTGATGACGCTTCGCGATGTCACCGCGGAAATTTCGGCCGATGCCCGCCGGGATCTGATGCTGGCGGAGGTGTTCGACCTCCTCCAGCCCGTAATCGGCGCTTCATCGGAGCTGGCGGCAGCAAAGGGCGATCGCAAATCGGCGGGTCAGGAGGGGCCGGGGAAGCAGGAGAGCCAGGAAAGGTTGCGCGAACTGGCTCACACCTTCGAGACGCTGCGGCAGGAGGGGTCAAGCCCGCTGCCGGTGCTGCAAAGCGTTTCCAACCGCTATGCCGTCTATGATTTCGAGCTGCTGTCGCGTCCGTCCACGGAGAAGATCAGCGATGCGCCGCTCGACAGTTTGACCTATGTCGTCTTCGATACCGAGACCACCGGCCTGCTGCCCGACCAGGGCGACGAAATCGTGCAGATTGCAGCCGTGCGAATCGTCAACGGAAAGCGCGTGCGCGGCGAGGTTTTCGACAGCCTCGTCCATCCGGGTCGCTCGATCCCTGCTTCCTCCACCGCCGTCCATGGCATTTCAAACGCGATGGTTGAGCACGCTCCGGGCGTCGTCGACGTGCTGGAGCGGTTCCGCCAATTCGCCCAAGGGGCTGTGCTGGTCGCTCATAATGCCCCCTTCGACATGGAATTCCTGCGCCGGCGCGAGCGTGAGCTGCATGGCCGCTTCGACAATCCGATCCTCGACACTGTGCTGCTCTCGGCCGCCGTTTTCGGTCAGGCGGAAACCCACACGCTGGATGCGCTTGCCGAGCGGCTGGGCATTTCGATCAGCCAGGGCGAGCGCCACACCGCGATCGGCGATGCCACTGCCACGGCGGAAATCTTCCTGCGCCTGAAGGATATGCTGGTGGCCAGGGGCGTGGAGCGCTTCGGCGCCGTGCTGCGCGAGACGCGCAAGCACAAACGGCTGCTCCGGGATCTGAACTGA
- a CDS encoding bifunctional allantoicase/(S)-ureidoglycine aminohydrolase: protein MDNRRYYADMGGLPGQTELLSSKAVFTTAYAVIPRTVMSDIVTSLLPHWSRTRAWIIARPMTGFSETFAQYIMEVEPGGGSDRPEPDARVQSAIFVVSGEMTITYDGRPHHLTPGSFAYLPAGTRWSLGNEGSALAKFHWVRKKFQAVEGLEPPPAIFTHENEHPIAPMPDTDGAWGTTRFIDPSDMRYDMHLTIVTFEPGGTIPFMETHVMEHGLYVLEGKAVYRLNSDWVEVEAGDFMWLRAFCPQACYAGGPGRFRYLLYKDVNRHADLW, encoded by the coding sequence ATGGACAACAGACGATATTACGCAGATATGGGCGGCCTTCCCGGCCAGACGGAGTTGCTTTCCAGCAAGGCAGTCTTCACCACGGCCTATGCGGTCATTCCCCGCACCGTCATGTCCGACATCGTGACCAGCCTCCTGCCGCACTGGTCCAGAACCCGCGCCTGGATCATTGCGCGGCCGATGACCGGATTTTCCGAGACCTTCGCCCAATATATCATGGAAGTCGAGCCGGGCGGTGGCAGCGACAGGCCGGAGCCGGATGCCCGCGTGCAGAGCGCAATCTTCGTCGTGTCCGGCGAGATGACGATCACCTATGATGGTCGGCCGCATCATCTCACTCCCGGTTCCTTTGCCTATCTGCCGGCCGGCACGCGCTGGAGCCTCGGCAATGAGGGTTCGGCGCTGGCGAAATTCCACTGGGTGCGCAAGAAGTTCCAGGCGGTAGAGGGGCTGGAGCCGCCGCCGGCGATCTTCACCCACGAGAACGAGCATCCGATCGCGCCCATGCCCGACACGGACGGCGCCTGGGGCACGACCCGCTTCATCGACCCGAGCGACATGCGCTACGACATGCATCTCACCATCGTGACCTTCGAGCCGGGCGGAACTATTCCCTTCATGGAGACGCATGTCATGGAGCACGGCCTCTATGTGCTGGAAGGCAAGGCCGTCTACCGCCTGAACTCGGACTGGGTGGAGGTGGAAGCCGGCGACTTCATGTGGCTGCGCGCCTTTTGCCCGCAGGCCTGCTATGCCGGCGGCCCGGGCCGATTCCGCTATCTGCTCTACAAGGATGTGAACCGTCACGCCGATCTCTGGTAG
- a CDS encoding response regulator: protein MSLPVILVVEDEPILRMAAVDMVEAAGFDTLEAANAAQALDILERRIDIHLVFTDIDMPPGLDGLALASLIRDRWPPVHVIVTSGHTTPPQGSLPRGMIFFPKPYQEQDVVAAMQSLAA from the coding sequence ATGTCCCTTCCTGTGATTCTCGTCGTGGAAGACGAACCCATTTTGCGCATGGCCGCGGTCGACATGGTGGAGGCGGCCGGCTTTGATACGCTGGAGGCCGCCAATGCCGCGCAAGCGCTCGACATCCTCGAGCGCCGGATCGATATCCACCTCGTCTTCACCGATATCGACATGCCGCCGGGCCTGGACGGGCTGGCGCTGGCCAGCCTGATCCGCGATCGCTGGCCGCCGGTGCATGTGATCGTCACCTCCGGACACACCACGCCGCCTCAAGGCAGCCTGCCGCGCGGCATGATCTTCTTCCCCAAGCCCTACCAGGAACAGGACGTGGTGGCGGCGATGCAAAGCCTGGCCGCCTGA